The Humulus lupulus chromosome 7, drHumLupu1.1, whole genome shotgun sequence region CTGATTGGTGAATTATCTGCAAGAGAATCTTCTAAATTAGCATCCTGACAAACAGACCTTTTCTTCCGGGAGAAATTTTTAACTGTGGATGATGAAGTATCTCTCTGGGTAGCAGTTGCCACAGAGCCCATCTTTCTGGATCCAGTTTTGGAGTTTACTGCAACCTTATTCACAGTCTTATTTGAATCAATTGAACAATTAGAAGACCTAGTTCTTCTGGCTGAATGATTGGAAACCGAACCTTTTTCTGTCAACTTATCTTTATTAGAGACAGAGTTCTGTTTCTGGTTATTCTGCCTGAGCACATTGTTACTGCTCTGTGCAGAATTTCTTTTCTGTGAAGATCTATGCAAGCTAGATTGGCACTTGTGTAACTGGCTTGACTTCACTTCCTTATGTTCCTTCAGTTTCATAGAGTTCTTATTGCCACAAGAAGTTGACCCCTCCCTTCTCTGAACATTGGTCTTTGCTTGTTGGGCAAGTGATACTGATCTTCCCTTGTCTCTGGAGTTGTTAAAATTCCGTTTTTCGGAATCCATAGAAGCTCGAGTTACTAGCACATATTCTGAACCACTTGTAGTCTTATTCATATACTGTGCTTTATTAAACTTTAAAGAGCTGGTCTCCCTGGGATTTTCAGAATCAGATGCTTTATTTGCAGCTTCCATCTTCTCTTTTAAATCCCGAATTCTCAAGGGAACTGAAGAAGCCCCTATGCTGGTCATTTTGCTCTTTGAAGATGCCCTGGGACTCGCCTCAATTATCTTTGCAGCTGCTTCCATAATATAAGTCGCATTTTTTGTTGGAATGAACCCAGGATTTTTTATAGGTGACAACAGCTTATGGTGAGTAAACGGAATTGATTTAGCAGATTTTGGAGGTAGAACTTCAGTTCGAAACCTCTCAATTGGTCGGTTCTGCTGCCTCTGCAACCTAGATTCTACAGGGTTCCTAGAAAACGTATCATGCTTGGGCACATATCCACCCTCCATGGAATAAAAATCATTCCATAAATTAGTCCTGTCATGATGAGCTGCTCTAAGCAAGCACACGTTCGACAATGGGGCAGAACTAGAGGGCTCAGCGACATTTGAACTTGGCAATGAATCTAAACCCATAAGTCTAGCAACTACACTAGGGGCTCTGCTCCCACCTCCATCATCACTAGTTGCCCATGAAGCAGAAGTCCAGTCATTACTACCTTTAGTACTCGAACTTGCTTCATTCTCAACAACATCTACCTGAAAATACAACATTATGACAAACAcacaagaaaagaaaaatatcaaaacaACCAGTACAAGAAAATAAGGTAATTAAAACTAAAACCAGTAGAAGAAAATAAGCAATGCATTCAAAACCAAATCTAGTTGAAGAAAATAAGAAAGGTAACAAGGGGAAAAAGGGACGATTTGCTTCCCACCTTGTAGACGGTCGACTTGGGGAGATTCTCCTCGTCTTCTTTTCCTTGTTTTGACACTTGTGAACCTAAAAGGGCAGTATGTTTTAGAACACCAATGAATCACAATGCTCAACCAAAAAAGCTGGTCCAAACATTGGTATATCATAAAAATCAAGAGAAAAGAAATGTTACCAGGTAACTCTTCCAAGTTGTTTGTGAAAAGCTTCTTACGAGATTTCCCATTCCAATCAAACAAGTTAAGAAAACCCCCCTTTGAACGTTTTTTCTCAACTTCCATGCTTTCCTTTTTAAAAACCTAAAACAACTGTGCAATTCAAAATCAGAAGCAAAAAACCCCATATCCATAATTGGGTTAGATTCTGTCATACTTGAATCCTAAATGTGCAATCATGTTTAAAATCTAAAACGATATTATTTTTTGAGATGAATTAATAGCAGCATAACAACAATTAGCTAGCACAAAGGAGTGCAAATTATTCaattaaaacacatttaatctcaCCCACATTGCTCgttcaaaattttaaataaacttGGACAAGACGCCCTAACTCCAAAGGCATCAAGATAGAGACTATTCATTAAATTTGGCACCCCAAAAAAAGCAAGTAGTATCAGAAATGGAATAGAACACAAACCTCGAGTCATTTCAGTCAAACTCTAGTAAAAACTCCATAAATCTGCAAAACCCATTTTCCAGACTCCAAGCTCAAATCTTTTTCCTCGGTTGTAGAAACCCACTTTCCAAAATCAACAACAGAGACGAAAACAGTATAAAAGAACAGCTTCTTTCAAATGGGCAACCTTTCAAATTTCAATCAATCTTCTCACCACATCCCATCTAACAAAGAAAGCCATTTCCACAACGAACCAAGCTCAAATTTTTCCCTTTTCTTCAGCACAATGGCAATGTGCTGAGAGATCTGAATTCACAAGGGCCAAAGCAGCAATGTACGAAGTGCAAAACCACAATCAGAACTGAAACCAAGAATGAAGGAAGGACCtaacaaaaatgaaaataaattaatGGTGGGAGAGTGGGGTACAGGTACAGGTTGGTCAAACAGGAGActgagatgagagagagagagaaagagagagtataGAGTAGAGTTTAAAAAAAGAGCAGGTATGAGTTGAGTTGAGTCGAGTCGAGTCGAGTCGAGAGTAATAAATTAAAAGGTTTTGCAT contains the following coding sequences:
- the LOC133788410 gene encoding uncharacterized protein LOC133788410, giving the protein MEVEKKRSKGGFLNLFDWNGKSRKKLFTNNLEELPGSQVSKQGKEDEENLPKSTVYKVDVVENEASSSTKGSNDWTSASWATSDDGGGSRAPSVVARLMGLDSLPSSNVAEPSSSAPLSNVCLLRAAHHDRTNLWNDFYSMEGGYVPKHDTFSRNPVESRLQRQQNRPIERFRTEVLPPKSAKSIPFTHHKLLSPIKNPGFIPTKNATYIMEAAAKIIEASPRASSKSKMTSIGASSVPLRIRDLKEKMEAANKASDSENPRETSSLKFNKAQYMNKTTSGSEYVLVTRASMDSEKRNFNNSRDKGRSVSLAQQAKTNVQRREGSTSCGNKNSMKLKEHKEVKSSQLHKCQSSLHRSSQKRNSAQSSNNVLRQNNQKQNSVSNKDKLTEKGSVSNHSARRTRSSNCSIDSNKTVNKVAVNSKTGSRKMGSVATATQRDTSSSTVKNFSRKKRSVCQDANLEDSLADNSPISEGERSIKCNVTMDSCPSMSADNRKQGMDVISFTFNSPLKKSPSESWSCGQVMMEKRFGINSINDKDPDLYSKSFTLSSPGLNVIGADSLSVLLEQKLQELASKVQSYQSNLVREESSASCASGSQDFNLPSTTSRGKQFQRDGTYNCGSPSVDGPKNNMNQQWQGFERMEEPSVSSNNHAIGRRLDYQDLSPESSCEYSFESGSSADNRSSARGSKGYPLAEVQTSAYGETESSDSISFSSTRNVSGKQMTGRFGCIDYDRPSNWELEYVRDILNNAELALEDFALGDANKVISPTLFDELENEENFTERNEEECSKLGRKVLFDCVNESLELRSQQMFIGTCSRKGRLAPRKEWLAEEIHEEISGWKDMADLMVDDLVDKDMSTGIGRWLDFDNEAFEEGVEVEKGVLTSLLDELVSDLMVF